One stretch of Lacimicrobium alkaliphilum DNA includes these proteins:
- the hemC gene encoding hydroxymethylbilane synthase, translating to MHPSLVRIATRKSALALWQAEYVKQALEQAHPGLKVDLVPMSTQGDRVLDTPLAKIGGKGLFIKELEVAMQQDRADIAVHSMKDVPMDLPEGFGLYAICERENPFDAFVSNQYADLQSLPRGAVVGTSSMRRQCQLKAWRDDLQIRDLRGNVNTRLAKLDNGDYDAIILASAGLMRLGMGDRISQSIEAEFCLPAVGQGAVGIECRDDDKDLIALLKPLNHEPTAIRVQAERAMNHTLQGGCQVPIGGFALLEDQQIWLRGLVGATDGSEVISAEIRGDASDAEALGQRLGQMLLEKGAREILNALYQQHD from the coding sequence ATGCATCCATCCCTTGTTCGTATCGCGACCCGCAAAAGCGCCCTGGCGTTGTGGCAGGCCGAGTATGTCAAACAGGCCTTAGAACAGGCTCACCCCGGTCTTAAGGTGGATCTGGTGCCCATGTCCACGCAGGGAGATCGGGTGCTGGACACGCCGCTGGCGAAAATTGGCGGCAAGGGATTGTTTATCAAAGAGCTTGAAGTGGCAATGCAGCAAGACAGAGCCGATATTGCCGTGCATTCCATGAAAGATGTGCCGATGGATTTGCCTGAAGGCTTTGGTTTATATGCCATTTGCGAGCGTGAAAATCCCTTTGATGCCTTTGTTTCCAACCAATATGCCGATTTACAGTCACTGCCCAGGGGGGCGGTAGTCGGCACCTCCAGTATGCGTCGCCAGTGCCAGCTCAAAGCCTGGCGCGATGATTTGCAGATCCGTGATTTGCGCGGCAATGTGAATACCCGCCTGGCAAAACTGGATAATGGTGACTACGACGCCATTATCCTCGCCTCTGCCGGCTTGATGCGATTGGGGATGGGCGATCGTATCAGCCAAAGTATTGAAGCAGAATTCTGCCTGCCAGCAGTGGGTCAGGGCGCGGTGGGGATTGAATGCCGTGATGATGACAAGGATCTGATCGCTCTGCTGAAACCCCTTAATCATGAGCCTACCGCTATTCGTGTGCAGGCTGAGCGGGCCATGAACCATACTTTGCAGGGGGGCTGTCAGGTACCTATTGGCGGATTCGCCTTGCTGGAAGATCAGCAAATCTGGTTGCGTGGTCTGGTGGGGGCGACAGATGGCAGTGAGGTCATCAGTGCCGAAATCCGTGGTGATGCCAGCGATGCAGAAGCCCTGGGCCAGCGACTGGGCCAAATGTTACTGGAAAAAGGCGCGAGAGAAATACTCAATGCCTTGTATCAGCAACATGACTGA
- a CDS encoding heme biosynthesis HemY N-terminal domain-containing protein, which translates to MIRLFIILALLLAGLIAGPYLIGQKGYVLIALGHWTVEMSVISLGLILIGAILAFLLLEWLIKRLLTLATGSRQWLGNWGERRRRKAFSQGLIALEENNLAEAEKQLARVDSDRFSGLNLLLAAQVALRSGQADKAREKWTQALDYPSCVLAARLHLSELALAQHNPAQALALLGELDDKQQHHPQVAAVWARALAASGKWRVLQEKLANWKKVLGRDAYQQWMFRAAQGILAEVASKEGANQLKAYWQELPRAQRHDPSYQAAYIQQLLAQRMDTDAEQLLVDWQSKGPHPLLLPLFRELKLPNPVKAIRTLEDWLKRDEKNAELLSVLGQLSAHAGDLRLAEKALSKALHLRPDHKESQQDRLRLAWVKEQQQDDKQALSLYKQSLAVRDG; encoded by the coding sequence ATGATCCGCCTGTTTATTATCCTGGCTCTTTTGCTGGCAGGGCTGATTGCCGGGCCATATCTCATAGGCCAGAAAGGTTATGTGCTGATTGCACTGGGCCACTGGACAGTGGAAATGAGCGTGATTTCTCTGGGGCTGATATTGATCGGTGCAATCCTGGCCTTTTTGCTGCTGGAATGGCTGATAAAACGTTTACTGACCCTGGCTACCGGCTCAAGGCAGTGGTTGGGTAACTGGGGTGAGCGGCGTCGCCGCAAAGCCTTTAGTCAGGGCCTGATCGCGCTGGAAGAAAACAATCTGGCCGAGGCCGAAAAGCAACTGGCCCGGGTCGACAGTGATCGCTTTTCCGGTTTGAATTTATTGCTGGCGGCACAGGTAGCACTGCGTTCCGGGCAGGCGGACAAGGCGAGAGAAAAATGGACTCAGGCTCTGGATTATCCTTCCTGTGTATTAGCGGCGCGACTGCATTTAAGTGAACTGGCGCTGGCGCAGCACAATCCTGCTCAGGCACTGGCCCTGCTCGGTGAGCTGGATGATAAACAGCAGCATCATCCGCAGGTGGCGGCGGTGTGGGCAAGGGCACTGGCGGCATCGGGCAAATGGCGGGTATTGCAGGAGAAGCTGGCTAACTGGAAAAAAGTGCTGGGCCGAGATGCCTATCAGCAATGGATGTTCAGGGCGGCGCAGGGCATTCTCGCCGAAGTGGCCAGCAAGGAAGGGGCGAATCAGCTTAAAGCTTACTGGCAGGAGCTGCCCCGTGCACAGCGTCATGATCCCTCTTATCAGGCTGCCTATATTCAACAGCTATTGGCGCAGAGAATGGATACGGATGCAGAGCAGTTGCTGGTGGACTGGCAGAGCAAAGGTCCTCATCCTTTGCTGTTACCCTTATTTCGTGAACTGAAGTTACCCAATCCGGTTAAGGCAATCAGGACACTGGAAGACTGGCTGAAAAGGGATGAGAAAAATGCAGAACTGCTTTCTGTGCTGGGACAGTTGTCGGCCCATGCCGGTGATCTGAGACTGGCGGAAAAGGCTCTCAGTAAAGCGCTGCACCTGAGACCCGATCACAAGGAAAGTCAGCAGGACAGGCTGCGCCTGGCCTGGGTCAAGGAACAGCAGCAGGATGATAAACAGGCCCTGAGTCTGTATAAACAGAGTCTTGCAGTTAGAGATGGGTGA
- a CDS encoding uroporphyrinogen-III C-methyltransferase, whose translation MTEFLLLRPEGKCQQSCERFAAAGIPVIGLPLLRIEPQVEQLEQLTEKLLSLPAQSKVIFISTSAAKLTLEAMADKTWPSQLSYFAVGNSSAEILRQAGLAVQVPEQQDSEGLLALAELQAINGLPVLLVKGEGGRELLAEGLAERGAVLMPLSIYRRQRVVQPEPTQPWKPEQIQCIITTSGELMDAAFARFDHNWLKTLPWILVSDRLIQQARERGITRVIRSDDASDDALIRTARHFMEQQSMAEPDTHSSSKAAQQSAKPEPEKARDKTSAVTPSSSGSPKNNKTENKSATKASDKGPRPARTGVLWLLAVLNLLMVLMLSAAGYWGWQQFRLAQQAEDSGLEQLAADEQRQRQQLTQQLSEQLDSAERARQQDMQSQQQALQQRLAEFEQQLSANQQQLQQVKGRRPNDWLLAEAAYLVRMAGRKLWLEKDVQTAILLLESADTRLEDLSDPSLLPVRQVLSDDIQQLRQINPQPLTKLALQLGALANQVDALPLDMVVLPDAEEQQVQEELSDSVSDWRMNLKRSWQGIVDDFITVRRRTEQTRPLLSDKQQWLVREQLRLYLLQAQHLVLREQAELYQSFLSEAQNLLEMYFAPQAPAVAGFSSSLAELQQTELRRDYPQQLQSAVALEELLRQRLSSQYQGEQP comes from the coding sequence ATGACTGAATTTCTGTTACTGCGCCCCGAGGGTAAATGTCAACAAAGCTGTGAGCGCTTTGCCGCTGCCGGTATCCCGGTTATTGGTCTGCCCCTTTTACGTATCGAACCTCAGGTTGAACAGCTGGAGCAACTGACAGAAAAGTTGTTATCACTGCCAGCCCAAAGCAAGGTGATCTTTATCAGCACTTCGGCGGCTAAACTGACGCTGGAGGCTATGGCGGATAAAACCTGGCCGTCACAGTTAAGCTATTTCGCGGTTGGCAACAGCAGTGCCGAAATACTCCGCCAAGCCGGGCTGGCGGTACAGGTGCCAGAGCAGCAGGATTCCGAAGGCTTGCTGGCACTGGCGGAATTACAGGCAATAAATGGCCTGCCGGTGTTACTGGTAAAAGGCGAAGGGGGCCGGGAGTTGCTGGCCGAAGGCCTGGCAGAACGCGGCGCTGTGCTGATGCCTTTGAGTATTTACCGGCGTCAGCGGGTTGTGCAGCCTGAGCCGACACAGCCATGGAAACCAGAGCAGATTCAATGCATTATTACTACCAGTGGTGAACTGATGGATGCGGCATTTGCCCGGTTTGATCACAACTGGCTTAAAACGCTGCCCTGGATCCTGGTCAGTGACAGGCTGATACAACAGGCCAGAGAACGCGGTATTACCCGGGTGATCCGCAGTGACGATGCCAGTGACGATGCACTGATTCGCACTGCCCGACACTTTATGGAGCAACAATCTATGGCTGAGCCAGATACACATTCAAGTTCAAAAGCAGCACAACAGAGCGCAAAACCCGAACCTGAAAAGGCGCGGGATAAGACCTCCGCTGTGACACCTTCTTCCTCAGGTTCGCCCAAAAATAACAAAACGGAAAATAAGTCCGCTACAAAAGCCTCAGATAAAGGCCCGAGACCCGCCCGTACTGGTGTTCTGTGGCTGTTGGCAGTACTGAATCTGTTAATGGTGCTGATGCTATCGGCGGCTGGTTATTGGGGCTGGCAGCAATTCCGGCTCGCCCAACAGGCTGAAGATAGTGGCCTGGAGCAACTGGCGGCTGATGAGCAACGTCAGCGTCAGCAGCTGACGCAACAGCTCAGTGAGCAACTGGACAGCGCGGAACGGGCGCGGCAACAGGATATGCAAAGCCAGCAACAGGCATTGCAACAGCGCCTGGCGGAATTTGAACAACAACTCAGTGCTAACCAGCAACAGTTGCAGCAAGTCAAAGGCCGTCGTCCTAATGACTGGTTGCTGGCTGAGGCCGCCTATCTGGTGCGCATGGCGGGTCGTAAGCTGTGGCTGGAAAAAGACGTGCAAACCGCCATTTTACTGCTCGAATCTGCCGATACCCGACTCGAGGATCTCAGTGATCCCAGTCTGTTGCCGGTTCGCCAGGTATTGAGTGACGATATTCAGCAACTTCGCCAGATCAACCCGCAACCCCTGACTAAACTGGCGTTGCAACTGGGCGCCCTGGCCAATCAGGTGGATGCATTGCCACTGGATATGGTGGTATTGCCCGATGCGGAAGAACAACAGGTGCAGGAGGAGTTATCCGATTCGGTGTCAGACTGGCGTATGAATTTAAAGCGCAGCTGGCAGGGCATAGTCGATGATTTTATTACCGTTCGCCGGCGCACCGAGCAAACCAGGCCGTTACTGAGCGACAAACAGCAGTGGCTGGTGCGTGAGCAACTGCGTTTGTATCTGCTGCAGGCGCAACATCTGGTGTTAAGAGAACAGGCGGAGCTGTATCAGTCATTTTTGAGCGAAGCACAAAACTTACTGGAGATGTATTTTGCGCCTCAGGCTCCGGCGGTGGCGGGATTCAGCAGTTCACTGGCCGAATTACAGCAAACCGAACTTCGTCGTGATTATCCACAGCAACTGCAATCTGCAGTGGCACTGGAAGAACTTCTCAGGCAGCGCCTGAGTTCACAATATCAGGGTGAGCAGCCATGA
- a CDS encoding DUF2914 domain-containing protein has translation MRWLLILFLGVALSTQADVLRSQLTSEVQNREPVDNLHDEVVGRAGQITTAIFFTHIENRKNQQVVHKWLYQGELMAEVTFDIGSHSWRTWSSKDFLPRWQGDWQVQVWVGEQMLLSKDFQFTVAMENY, from the coding sequence ATGAGATGGTTATTGATATTATTCCTGGGCGTTGCGCTGAGCACACAGGCCGATGTGCTGCGCAGTCAACTGACCAGTGAAGTGCAAAACCGCGAACCGGTGGATAATCTACATGATGAGGTGGTGGGCCGCGCCGGGCAGATCACCACCGCGATATTTTTTACTCATATCGAAAACCGCAAGAATCAGCAGGTGGTACATAAGTGGCTGTACCAGGGCGAGCTGATGGCAGAAGTGACCTTCGATATCGGTAGTCACAGCTGGCGCACCTGGTCGAGCAAAGATTTCCTGCCCAGATGGCAGGGTGACTGGCAGGTACAGGTGTGGGTAGGCGAACAAATGCTGCTCAGCAAAGACTTTCAGTTTACTGTTGCGATGGAGAATTATTGA